CCTCGAGGTCATCATCGAGGACGACCAGCGCAAGCCCGACATCGCGGTGCAGCTGGCCGACAAGATGATCCAGTCGGAGAAGGTCGACGTGATGACCGGTATCATCTGGTCGAACCTCGCCATGGCCGTCATCCCTTCGGCGGTCGCACAGGGCAAATTCTACCTGTCGCCCAATGCCGGTCCATCGGCGCTGGCCGGGCAGGGCTGCAACCCCAACTACTTCAACGTGGCATGGCAGAACGACAACCTGCACGAAGCGGCTGGCGCCTATGCCAATTCGGCGGGCTATGCCAATTCCTTCATTCTGGCACCGAACTATCCCGCCGGACAGGACGCGCTGACCGGCTACAAACGCCAGTACGAAGGCGCGCTCGCGGGCGAGATTTTCACCAGCCTCGGCCAGACCGACTATGCGTCCGAGATCGCGCAGATCCGCGCGTCGGGCGCCGACAGCGTGTTCTTCTTCCTGCCCGGGGGCATGGGCATTTCCTTCCTCAAACAATACGCCGACAGCGGCCTTGATATTCCGGTTGTAGGCCCCGCCTTCAGCTTCGATCAGGGTATTCTGCAAGCGGTCGGGGACGCGGCGCTGGGGGTGGTCAATACCTCTCAGTGGGGCAAGGACCTCGACAATGCGGCCAACGTGGCTTTCGTGGACACGTTCCAGGCTGAATACGGGCGTCTTCCCTCGCTTTACGCGAGCCAGGGATTCGATACCGCCAACCTGCTGCTGAGCGCGATGGAAAAGGCCGACGTGAGTGATGCCGATGCCTTCCGCTCCGCGCTGAAGGAAGCGGATTTCGAAAGCACCCGCGGGGATTTCGAATTCGGCAACAACAACCATCCGATCCAGGACATATACGTGCGCGAAGTGATCAAGGAAGGTGACGTCTACACCAACAAGATCATCGGCACCGCGCTCGAGGATCATCAGGACGCCTACGCGGCCGACTGCAAGATGTAAGCCGCTCGGGGCGGCGCGCTGCCGCCCCGACACCCCTGCGCACTGGATCCGGATATGTCGCTCATCCTTCTCGCCGAACAGGTCCTGAACGGCCTGCAACTCGGTGTCATGCTGTTCGTGATGGCGGCTGGCCTGACGCTGGTCTTTGGCGTGATGGGGCTGATCAACCTTGCGCATGGATCGCTTTACATGGTCGGCGCCTTTGCGGCGGCGGCCGTGGCGGGCTTTACCGGCTCGTTCCTTCTGGCGCTGATCGCGGCGCTTGCTGCTGCCGCCGCTGCGGGAGCGTTGATCGAAATGCTGGTGATCCGGCGGCTCTATCACCGCGATCACCTCGATCAGGTGCTGGCGACCTTTGCGCTGATCCTGATCTTCTCGGAGGGGACACGCTGGATTTTCGGGTCCTTCCCGCTCTATCTCAACATCCCCGATGCGCTGTCGGGTCCGGTCATGCTGCCGGGAGGCATCCAGTATCCGCTCTACCGTCTGACACTGATCGCCATCGGGCTGTCCATCGCGGTCGGCCTCTGGGCGCTGATCGCGAAGACGCGGCTGGGCATCCAGATACAGGCGGGCGAGAATGACCGCGAGATGATTGCAGCACTCGGCGTCGATATCTCGCAGCTCTACACCATCGTCTTTGCCCTCGGCGCGGCCCTTGCGGGGCTGGCGGGCGCGCTGGTGGGGGCCATCCAGTCGGTGCAGGTGGGCATGGGCGAGCCGGTGCTTATCCTTGCCTTCGTGGTGATCGTCATCGGC
Above is a window of Sulfitobacter sp. HNIBRBA3233 DNA encoding:
- a CDS encoding ABC transporter substrate-binding protein; amino-acid sequence: MKLKTLALAASVAALAGGAHADAHGGKVKVGMITTLSGGGAGLGIDVRDGFMLAVKQAGNENLEVIIEDDQRKPDIAVQLADKMIQSEKVDVMTGIIWSNLAMAVIPSAVAQGKFYLSPNAGPSALAGQGCNPNYFNVAWQNDNLHEAAGAYANSAGYANSFILAPNYPAGQDALTGYKRQYEGALAGEIFTSLGQTDYASEIAQIRASGADSVFFFLPGGMGISFLKQYADSGLDIPVVGPAFSFDQGILQAVGDAALGVVNTSQWGKDLDNAANVAFVDTFQAEYGRLPSLYASQGFDTANLLLSAMEKADVSDADAFRSALKEADFESTRGDFEFGNNNHPIQDIYVREVIKEGDVYTNKIIGTALEDHQDAYAADCKM
- a CDS encoding branched-chain amino acid ABC transporter permease; its protein translation is MSLILLAEQVLNGLQLGVMLFVMAAGLTLVFGVMGLINLAHGSLYMVGAFAAAAVAGFTGSFLLALIAALAAAAAAGALIEMLVIRRLYHRDHLDQVLATFALILIFSEGTRWIFGSFPLYLNIPDALSGPVMLPGGIQYPLYRLTLIAIGLSIAVGLWALIAKTRLGIQIQAGENDREMIAALGVDISQLYTIVFALGAALAGLAGALVGAIQSVQVGMGEPVLILAFVVIVIGGIGSIKGALVGAILVGLTDTLGGVLLPQMFGVFMDASSATSVGSALASMLIYILMACVLIWKPTGLFGARA